A stretch of the Candidatus Binataceae bacterium genome encodes the following:
- a CDS encoding DedA family protein — protein sequence MHEILRPEHIADWLTTWGYLGVFVCVFIGNLGIPVPEETVMLAAGFLAGREILDLRWVYVITVASAVVGDCCGFVLGRTGGQRLLTRLAGSFAFARTRYDRLQTFFETHGSKAVFMARFIAGVRFMAGPMAGAAGMPFWRFLGWNVSGALVWCFIIVTVGYLVGDELFRVADLIHVASRWVAVGVALFSIGILIFWWRDRHQAISRPES from the coding sequence ATGCACGAAATCCTCAGACCTGAACATATCGCGGATTGGCTCACTACTTGGGGATACCTCGGAGTTTTCGTGTGCGTGTTCATCGGCAATCTAGGCATCCCGGTCCCGGAGGAGACCGTGATGCTTGCCGCCGGGTTTCTGGCCGGTCGCGAAATCCTCGACCTGCGCTGGGTGTATGTCATCACGGTGGCTAGTGCAGTTGTAGGAGATTGCTGCGGATTTGTACTGGGGCGCACGGGAGGCCAACGGCTGCTTACCAGGCTGGCCGGCAGTTTTGCGTTCGCCCGTACTCGCTACGACCGATTGCAGACCTTTTTCGAGACCCACGGCAGCAAGGCGGTTTTCATGGCCCGCTTCATTGCCGGCGTGCGTTTCATGGCTGGTCCGATGGCGGGCGCTGCGGGCATGCCGTTCTGGCGGTTTCTCGGATGGAACGTGTCCGGTGCGCTGGTCTGGTGCTTCATCATCGTTACGGTCGGCTACCTGGTTGGTGACGAGCTGTTTCGCGTCGCCGACTTGATCCACGTAGCGTCGCGGTGGGTCGCGGTGGGAGTGGCGTTGTTCAGCATCGGGATTCTGATTTTCTGGTGGCGCGATCGACATCAAGCTATCAGCCGGCCCGAGTCGTAG